In Saccharomyces eubayanus strain FM1318 chromosome II, whole genome shotgun sequence, the genomic stretch TTTATATTAGAGGTTAGTAACCTCATTAGTTTAAAAATTAGTTATATTatgtttttaatatatacttttcgaataaataaattataGTTATCCAAAAATCAATTTGTAAGTATCACAGtaaaatcctttttttacTGTCTATGCAATCAAGGAGCCAGCTTCCTCCTTTCGGCTGAGAatctcttctctttcaaattctcGCCAAGTCCTCATTTTAATCTTCGAGTGATCGAATTCACCTTCATTTTCGTCTTGTGCTTTCTTATTCCCACCAGCGATGGTTCTTGTATCACCCCATGAGAAATCGTCGAATTTCCAATACGCATATGAAGGTAgcaaaaaattccaaataGGTAAAGCACAAATATACACGCACATCCACCCTAGGTACGACCATCTTGTAGCAGTGACAACGACAATCAAACCGGGCAAACCAAGGATAATCGCTAGTAAGACTAGAGTAATGATAGGAGTAGGTCTAGAGACAATGGCAAAAATGACGACGTAAATTGTAAAGCAAATAGCTAAAGGCAGCACCAAAGTACCAATCAATTCAATCCCGATCACAAATTGCAtcgaaaaacaaaaagtacCACATAAATCTCTAATCAAAACCAACTCAAAAAGGTTGTGCACGGTGGAGTTGATCCATCTACGGCGTTGAGAAAGTAGAACCTTGAATTCATCAGGAGCAATAGTTTTACACGCAGCTTTTGGAACAAACACTTGCTTTCTCTTGGGGAAAGTCCTCAACATCaaagatgataaaaatCTATCTTCACCTAGTAATaataagttttttttgtgtaGAGTGTTGGTAACATTATCAGAATATCTCTCAACAATATCTGGGTTTGCCAATACAGGGACCCAATAACCATCTGAACCTTTAGGAGATTTAATACGatacattgaaaaacaacCAGGCAAACAAGTCACCGAACCAAAGACAGATTCAAATGCCTTAGCTTGATGATGCGatatataatattcaaaaaccTGAATTGCGGTTACCCAAGACTGCGCCTTATTAGCAATCTTCGTCTCACCGCAGAGGCCCATTATTAACGGATCTTTAACCATTTCGGCAACCATGTGAGTCACAGCATCGGGAAAGACTTTGGTATCAGCATCAACCATAAGCACTGTTTCATAAAAGTCGGCCATTAACCCTGTAATCTGCcagatattttttaaaagctGGAATTCCAATTGTGTCATTCTTTCATCAAATGTAATCTTTTCTAAAAACGACATTAAAATAATCTGAGAATCACGCTTACCTCTATTACCAGGTTTGGCGGACCCTTGTTCTGCCGGAGTACCACATTTCACGATTGTGATCATAGGAACACGTTGCTGATTTTCCGGTGAAACAGTGGAATCGTTATATTTGTAAAATCCCGCATAAATTTTGGCCATATTGTGTCTCTTAGAACCGGAAGCAACAGCCACATACGAGTAGGGCTCAACTTCGTCCGGTGGAGTGACAAAGTCATCCATCATTCCTAATGCTATCTCTGGGGTAGTCTTATCATTGCCCGAACCCTTAATCAAACCATCACAAACAACCATCAATAATTTATGAGAATTGGGATAGTCAGTAGTAGACAAAGAATCTAGAGTCGTTCTCAGACCTTCCTCATCTTCTGAATAACATGTCACAAAGCAAATGGTATGAATTAATGGATACCCGTATGGCATGAAGTCCATTGGTGGTTGTTGAACAATATCCGGGTGTATAATCGTTGAATCAAGACTTTGAATTAGCGATGTTCCTGGTACAGGAGATGAAGTAGCTTTGTTCCAAAACATGGAAGATGTGGGTAACAGAGTGGAGGGATTACGAGAATGTGTGGCTTTATTTGCAGTAGACAATTTCCAGGCATTTTGCGTAGTCATTGTTGTCATTCCTCTGAATGAACCAGACGATTGTAACGAGCTGCTCATTGGGGTGTTCAAGTCTATTACAGATTCATTCAGTTGGAGCATTTTAGAACTGtgctttttcaacaagTCAAAAGTTGAAGCACGCTTGTGCATCAATGACTTTTTAGAGTATTTCATCGGCCTCAAATGAGGATCGACTTCCTTTAAGGGAGCTTGT encodes the following:
- the CHS3 gene encoding chitin synthase CHS3, encoding MTGLTGDDSDDYYLNPNQDEESLLRSRHSVGSGAPHRQGSLVRPERSRLNNPDNPHFYYAQKTQEQMNHLNVLPSSTGVDPNTIRRGGSLRSKGSVRSKVSGHEMDGYPLQDMNTTERKDSVKISDEGEVDDEFGKDGEEYEVDNFEESSMRPVKKPIKPLRKDTDDSLSFWQMYCYFITFWAPAPILSLCGMPKKERQMAWREKVALISVILYIGAIVAFVTFGFTKTVCSSSKLRLKNNEVSTEFVVINGKAYDLNTSSRSGIQDVEVDSNTLYGPWSDAGKDASFLFQNVNGNCHDLITPKSNSSIPHDDDNNLAWYFPCRLKNQDGSSKPNFTVENYAGWNCHTSKDDRDSFYGLKSKADVYFTWDGIKNSSRNLIVYNGDVLDLDILDWLEKDELDYPIVFDDLKTSNLQGYDLSLILSNGHERKVARCLSEIIKVGEVDSKTVGCIASDVVLYVSLVFILSVVIIKFLIACYFRWTVARKQGAYIVDNKTMDKHTNDIEDWSNNIQTQAPLKEVDPHLRPMKYSKKSLMHKRASTFDLLKKHSSKMLQLNESVIDLNTPMSSSLQSSGSFRGMTTMTTQNAWKLSTANKATHSRNPSTLLPTSSMFWNKATSSPVPGTSLIQSLDSTIIHPDIVQQPPMDFMPYGYPLIHTICFVTCYSEDEEGLRTTLDSLSTTDYPNSHKLLMVVCDGLIKGSGNDKTTPEIALGMMDDFVTPPDEVEPYSYVAVASGSKRHNMAKIYAGFYKYNDSTVSPENQQRVPMITIVKCGTPAEQGSAKPGNRGKRDSQIILMSFLEKITFDERMTQLEFQLLKNIWQITGLMADFYETVLMVDADTKVFPDAVTHMVAEMVKDPLIMGLCGETKIANKAQSWVTAIQVFEYYISHHQAKAFESVFGSVTCLPGCFSMYRIKSPKGSDGYWVPVLANPDIVERYSDNVTNTLHKKNLLLLGEDRFLSSLMLRTFPKRKQVFVPKAACKTIAPDEFKVLLSQRRRWINSTVHNLFELVLIRDLCGTFCFSMQFVIGIELIGTLVLPLAICFTIYVVIFAIVSRPTPIITLVLLAIILGLPGLIVVVTATRWSYLGWMCVYICALPIWNFLLPSYAYWKFDDFSWGDTRTIAGGNKKAQDENEGEFDHSKIKMRTWREFEREEILSRKEEAGSLIA